From the Solibacillus sp. FSL R5-0449 genome, one window contains:
- a CDS encoding DUF3267 domain-containing protein → MHCWKTINIEREYGTGRLVLLAITLFILVFCFSYIAFSFNFNGKHIDRHLWLVLLVLPFIYPMHKLLHYFALFQHRKSLVIRFKIQHLLPVVRMRLQHGIPKKSYLFALVTPFIVINAAIIAGGINFPEYAHYFSGLLAFHCCICLMDFLYVKNLMYAPNNAIIEETPRGYEILVPLDI, encoded by the coding sequence ATGCATTGTTGGAAAACAATCAATATTGAGCGTGAATACGGTACGGGAAGACTTGTATTATTGGCAATCACCCTTTTCATCCTTGTATTCTGCTTTTCATACATTGCATTCAGTTTTAATTTTAACGGTAAGCATATCGATCGCCATTTATGGTTAGTTTTATTAGTATTACCATTTATTTATCCTATGCATAAATTATTACATTATTTCGCTCTGTTTCAACATAGAAAATCACTCGTTATTCGCTTTAAGATTCAACACCTTTTGCCGGTTGTCCGGATGCGTCTGCAGCATGGTATTCCGAAAAAGTCGTACCTTTTTGCACTCGTCACACCTTTTATCGTGATTAATGCAGCAATAATCGCCGGGGGCATTAACTTCCCGGAATATGCGCATTATTTTAGCGGTTTACTCGCATTTCACTGCTGTATTTGTCTCATGGATTTTTTATATGTGAAAAATTTAATGTATGCACCAAACAATGCTATAATTGAAGAAACGCCAAGAGGTTATGAAATTTTAGTTCCGCTTGATATTTAG
- a CDS encoding ABC transporter ATP-binding protein encodes MTILQLQNVTGGYTRKPVIQDLSFEINKGELVGLIGLNGAGKSTTIKHIIGTLLPRSGEIRLNGVTLKENLDKYRSSFSYIPETPVLYEELTLKEHLQLTAMAYGLDEKTLDARSEVLLKEFRMEKRLNWFPSHFSKGMRQKVMIMCAFLVDPSLYIIDEPFVGLDPLGIQSLLDQMDDKKRAGASILMSTHILSTAEKHCDRIILLHEGRVRAQGTMNDLRKAFNMPTATLDDLYIAMTKEQDNEQHA; translated from the coding sequence GTGACAATTTTACAACTGCAAAATGTAACAGGTGGTTATACGAGAAAGCCTGTGATTCAAGATTTATCATTTGAAATTAACAAAGGAGAGCTCGTTGGATTAATCGGTCTTAACGGTGCCGGGAAAAGTACGACGATCAAGCATATTATTGGCACGCTCTTACCGCGCTCTGGAGAAATTCGTTTAAACGGTGTGACGTTGAAGGAGAATTTGGACAAGTATCGGTCAAGCTTCTCGTACATTCCGGAAACACCCGTACTGTATGAAGAATTAACATTAAAAGAACATTTACAATTAACGGCAATGGCCTATGGTTTAGATGAAAAAACGCTGGATGCGCGCTCGGAAGTTTTATTGAAGGAATTCCGTATGGAAAAGCGATTAAATTGGTTCCCGTCGCACTTTTCAAAAGGAATGCGCCAGAAGGTAATGATTATGTGCGCATTTTTAGTCGATCCAAGTCTGTATATTATCGATGAGCCGTTTGTCGGGTTAGATCCGCTCGGCATTCAGTCATTGCTAGACCAAATGGATGATAAAAAACGTGCAGGGGCATCGATTTTAATGTCTACACATATTTTATCGACTGCTGAAAAACATTGTGACCGTATCATTCTTCTTCATGAAGGACGCGTACGTGCACAAGGGACAATGAATGATTTGCGCAAAGCGTTCAATATGCCGACTGCGACACTCGATGATTTGTATATTGCGATGACAAAGGAGCAAGACAATGAACAGCATGCATAG
- a CDS encoding ABC transporter permease, with protein MNSMHSVWAKRFEHYIGEVMKYMRFVFTGHIAIVLVFIAGAGGYQYSEWLKVVQPDFPAEWLIAVIAGGLVAFSRPVTLLKEPDQVYLLPLESQMPNYFKKALNWTFWSQVLVPVVLYIIAIPLLKEVTPLSVGEIWLTAAFIAVLKYINVRAEFNYRYANRGNAIGFDRFVRAVVSIIGIQMTLTDGLLGIVFLIMMAYYAFTLKKKVQDNPVPYEHFIKLEQNRMMRFYRFANYFTDVPHLKGSVKRRAWLDTAYKAISYKKENTQAYLIYRTFIRTDDHFYLWVRLTAISAVIAMFITIPFVTWIVAGALAFATTLQLKYALMSAGDFRMDMLYPIPRDTRKQAVAKLLRQLSIVQAIIVTLCAVMQPQFYIIPVVIIAVSELTMRMSK; from the coding sequence ATGAACAGCATGCATAGTGTATGGGCTAAGCGCTTCGAGCATTACATCGGCGAAGTGATGAAGTATATGCGCTTCGTCTTTACAGGGCATATTGCGATTGTCCTTGTCTTTATCGCAGGGGCGGGGGGATATCAGTACAGCGAATGGCTGAAGGTCGTGCAGCCGGATTTCCCGGCAGAGTGGCTCATTGCCGTTATCGCAGGGGGCTTAGTCGCATTCAGTAGACCTGTCACTTTATTGAAAGAACCGGATCAGGTGTACTTATTGCCGCTTGAGAGCCAAATGCCGAACTATTTCAAAAAGGCGCTGAACTGGACATTTTGGTCACAGGTGCTAGTTCCGGTCGTTCTTTATATAATAGCGATTCCGTTGTTGAAAGAGGTTACGCCACTTAGCGTAGGTGAAATTTGGCTGACTGCCGCATTTATCGCAGTATTGAAATATATTAATGTTCGCGCCGAATTCAACTACCGCTATGCAAACCGTGGCAATGCCATCGGATTCGACCGATTTGTACGGGCAGTCGTATCGATTATCGGAATCCAAATGACTTTGACAGACGGCTTGCTAGGCATAGTATTTCTAATTATGATGGCTTATTATGCATTTACATTGAAGAAGAAAGTTCAGGATAACCCAGTGCCTTACGAGCATTTTATTAAACTTGAGCAAAACAGGATGATGCGTTTTTACCGTTTTGCCAACTACTTTACAGATGTCCCGCATTTAAAGGGCTCTGTCAAACGTCGTGCATGGCTTGATACAGCGTATAAAGCCATCAGCTATAAAAAGGAAAATACACAGGCGTATTTGATTTACCGTACGTTTATCCGTACAGATGACCATTTTTACTTATGGGTACGGTTAACGGCGATTTCAGCTGTTATTGCGATGTTTATTACGATTCCGTTTGTTACGTGGATCGTTGCAGGTGCATTGGCATTTGCGACAACACTTCAGCTTAAGTATGCGCTCATGTCAGCAGGGGATTTCCGAATGGACATGCTTTACCCGATTCCGCGCGATACGAGAAAACAGGCTGTCGCAAAACTGCTTCGTCAACTAAGCATTGTACAGGCTATTATCGTGACACTATGTGCAGTAATGCAGCCGCAGTTTTACATCATCCCGGTTGTCATTATCGCAGTGAGCGAACTGACGATGAGAATGTCAAAATAA
- a CDS encoding chromate transporter, with translation MKIQIQLFKAFFVSGILGFGGGPTIIPLLHKEVVEKYKLMTDDDFSDVLSIGNTLPGPIATKMAGYIGYRIGGMLGLINALFASVIPTVLLIIILLNSLKQFSNSDFINNMSKGVIPIVTVMMGLYAFDFLKKSHKSLGLKISAIIFLYSFITIVVFDLHPGIIIASLLILALALPAKGGKEQ, from the coding sequence GTGAAAATTCAAATTCAGTTGTTTAAAGCTTTTTTTGTGTCCGGAATTCTTGGCTTCGGCGGAGGTCCGACAATCATTCCATTACTACATAAAGAAGTGGTGGAAAAGTATAAACTTATGACAGACGATGATTTTTCGGATGTTTTATCAATTGGTAATACATTGCCTGGGCCGATTGCGACAAAAATGGCAGGCTATATAGGCTACCGTATAGGCGGAATGCTCGGGTTAATCAATGCCCTGTTTGCCTCGGTCATACCTACCGTACTATTAATCATCATATTATTAAATTCATTGAAGCAATTTAGCAACTCCGATTTCATCAATAACATGTCTAAAGGGGTTATCCCCATTGTGACAGTGATGATGGGGCTCTATGCATTCGATTTCCTAAAAAAATCGCATAAGTCTTTAGGTTTGAAAATCAGTGCAATTATTTTCTTATATAGTTTTATAACGATTGTTGTATTTGATCTTCACCCTGGGATCATCATTGCTTCCCTCTTAATATTGGCGCTTGCACTGCCGGCTAAAGGAGGAAAAGAACAATGA
- the hemH gene encoding ferrochelatase produces MKEVRGLLVMAYGTPYKEEDIERYYTHIRHGRKPSQEHLDDLTERYRAIGGISPLAKMTEAQAHALCARLNEVQDEVEYKVFIGLKHIEPFVEDAVEAMVKEGITEAVSIVLAPHFSTFSIKSYNGRAKEAAEKLGGTLNITSVEAWYDEPKFIEFWKNAVNGELAKMTEEERANACLIVSNHSLPEKIKLAGDPYEEQLIETARLIEEASDIVNVEVGWQSAGQTPEPWLGPDVQDLTKELFEQKGYKAFIYTPVGFVTEHLEVLYDNDIECKVVCDEIGASYYRPTMPNTHPLFIDAMVDAINKKLAK; encoded by the coding sequence ATGAAAGAAGTACGCGGGTTATTAGTAATGGCTTATGGTACGCCATATAAAGAAGAAGATATCGAACGTTATTACACACATATTCGTCACGGCCGTAAACCGAGCCAGGAACATTTGGACGACTTAACAGAACGCTACCGTGCAATCGGCGGTATTTCTCCGCTTGCGAAAATGACGGAAGCACAGGCTCATGCATTATGTGCACGTTTGAACGAAGTACAGGACGAAGTGGAATATAAAGTATTTATCGGCTTGAAGCATATCGAACCATTTGTAGAAGATGCAGTAGAAGCAATGGTGAAAGAAGGAATCACGGAAGCGGTATCGATTGTTTTAGCACCACACTTCTCAACATTCTCGATTAAATCTTACAATGGACGAGCGAAAGAAGCTGCAGAAAAATTAGGCGGTACATTAAATATCACTTCTGTTGAAGCGTGGTATGACGAGCCTAAATTCATTGAGTTCTGGAAAAATGCCGTAAATGGCGAGTTGGCAAAAATGACAGAAGAAGAACGCGCAAATGCTTGCTTAATCGTGTCTAACCACTCATTACCGGAAAAAATTAAACTTGCAGGCGACCCGTATGAAGAGCAGTTAATCGAAACAGCACGTTTAATTGAAGAGGCTTCTGATATTGTGAATGTTGAAGTAGGCTGGCAGTCAGCCGGACAAACACCGGAGCCATGGCTAGGACCGGACGTACAGGATTTAACAAAGGAATTATTTGAGCAAAAAGGTTATAAAGCTTTCATCTATACACCAGTAGGATTTGTTACAGAGCATTTAGAAGTGTTATATGATAATGACATTGAGTGTAAAGTTGTTTGTGACGAAATCGGTGCAAGCTACTATCGCCCGACAATGCCAAATACACATCCTTTATTCATTGATGCAATGGTAGATGCTATCAATAAAAAATTAGCGAAATAG
- a CDS encoding HTH-type transcriptional regulator Hpr yields the protein MALTEDLYSQREAMLFSQRVAQLSKALWKAIEKDWQTWIKPFDLNINEHHILWISYHLKGASISDVAKFGVMHVSTAFNFSKKLEERGLLTFSKRDEDKRNTYVELTDKGAELILRMYDHYHDTEHTILIGALPLKELYGRFPEFLDVMAVIRNIYGDDFIEIFERSFFNFKETIDDKGKPSITTTS from the coding sequence ATTGCTTTGACAGAAGATTTATACTCACAACGAGAGGCTATGTTATTTAGCCAAAGAGTCGCACAACTTTCGAAAGCACTATGGAAAGCTATCGAAAAAGATTGGCAAACATGGATTAAACCTTTTGATTTAAATATTAATGAACATCATATTTTATGGATTTCATATCATTTGAAAGGTGCATCCATTTCAGATGTAGCTAAATTTGGTGTCATGCATGTATCTACCGCTTTCAACTTTTCAAAAAAATTAGAAGAACGTGGATTACTTACTTTCTCAAAACGTGATGAAGACAAACGTAATACATATGTTGAGTTGACTGATAAAGGTGCAGAACTCATCCTACGTATGTATGATCATTATCACGATACAGAACATACGATTTTAATTGGTGCATTACCATTAAAAGAACTTTACGGGCGTTTCCCAGAGTTTTTGGATGTAATGGCTGTTATCCGTAATATTTACGGGGATGACTTCATCGAAATATTCGAACGTTCTTTCTTCAACTTTAAAGAAACGATTGACGACAAAGGTAAACCGTCCATCACTACAACTTCATAA
- a CDS encoding HIT family protein gives MSDCLFCKIIAGEIPSVKVYEDEHTFAFMDIAPLTKGHTLLIPKTHCKDLFEMPEDVARNLYAAAPKVANAIKAAFNPAGMNTINNNGAEAGQTVFHYHLHLVPRYDEKDGLVVNWNGRSQEFPPDVLSTLSEEIKSHL, from the coding sequence ATGAGTGATTGCTTATTTTGCAAAATTATTGCCGGTGAAATTCCAAGTGTTAAAGTTTATGAGGATGAGCATACTTTTGCCTTCATGGATATTGCCCCGTTAACAAAAGGCCATACATTGTTAATCCCGAAAACACATTGCAAAGATCTGTTTGAAATGCCAGAAGATGTAGCACGTAACTTATATGCTGCTGCCCCGAAAGTTGCGAATGCCATTAAAGCTGCTTTTAATCCGGCTGGTATGAATACGATCAATAATAACGGTGCTGAAGCAGGTCAAACTGTTTTCCATTACCACTTGCATCTTGTTCCTCGATATGATGAAAAAGACGGACTAGTTGTCAACTGGAATGGTCGTTCACAGGAATTCCCTCCAGATGTACTGTCGACACTTTCTGAGGAAATTAAATCCCACTTATAA
- the hemY gene encoding protoporphyrinogen oxidase has protein sequence MRVTLKRNKVVIVGGGITGLTTAYYLQQKTKAHNLPIDIVLIEASLRLGGKIHTVRQNGYIIERGPESFFDTGSSVRKLARDLNIEHEMIQNNYGRTFIAVGSKLHQIPSNILLGGSPKILPFMTSNVLSLMGKFRAAGDLLLPKLPHAADEPISEFFNRRFGREVVENLVEPVLAGTFAGDVDHLSMQSMFPQFYQLEKDYRSLLLGMKKTGKGIYALVDTPGELHYESFENGLESLIETLENALTDVTILKGLKVNSIENNMDDTHLIELNDGTSIQADKVVVTTPFNVTKRIFPDSVTMQQVPDMNYATIATVTMAFEKGSMQKYEDALNFFVSRNSHFAITSCTWSHRKWDNVSPDGHELLRVYIGRVGDESIVELPDSEIEKIVLQDLERAVGLNASPLLTTVARWKEAMPQYTIGHESRMSTMKEQFYQEFPNVYLTGSSYEGISIPDCVFQGRTTAEQLLNQLSEAKLAI, from the coding sequence ATGAGGGTGACTTTAAAAAGGAACAAGGTTGTTATCGTTGGCGGTGGCATCACTGGTTTAACGACGGCATACTATTTACAGCAAAAAACGAAGGCGCATAATTTACCGATAGATATCGTGCTGATCGAAGCGTCACTACGTTTAGGTGGTAAGATCCATACTGTAAGACAAAATGGATATATTATCGAACGTGGGCCTGAATCGTTTTTTGATACAGGTAGCAGTGTCCGAAAGTTGGCACGTGATTTAAATATCGAACATGAGATGATTCAAAATAATTATGGTCGAACATTCATCGCAGTTGGCAGCAAGTTACACCAAATTCCGAGCAATATTCTGCTCGGGGGGTCACCTAAAATCTTACCGTTCATGACATCGAATGTTCTATCTTTAATGGGGAAATTTCGCGCAGCAGGGGATTTATTATTACCGAAATTACCGCATGCGGCTGACGAACCGATCAGTGAGTTTTTCAATCGGCGTTTTGGCAGAGAAGTTGTCGAAAATTTAGTTGAGCCGGTATTGGCAGGTACTTTTGCAGGCGATGTCGACCATCTTAGTATGCAATCGATGTTCCCGCAATTTTACCAGTTGGAAAAAGACTACCGCAGTTTACTGCTCGGTATGAAAAAAACTGGTAAAGGTATTTACGCGCTCGTGGATACACCAGGTGAACTACATTATGAATCATTTGAAAATGGGCTGGAATCATTGATTGAAACATTGGAAAATGCTTTAACCGATGTTACGATTTTAAAAGGGTTGAAAGTGAATTCCATCGAAAATAATATGGATGATACTCACCTTATTGAATTGAATGATGGGACGTCTATACAGGCGGACAAAGTCGTTGTAACGACACCATTTAATGTAACGAAAAGAATCTTCCCGGACTCTGTAACTATGCAGCAAGTTCCGGATATGAATTATGCTACAATTGCCACGGTGACGATGGCATTCGAAAAAGGATCAATGCAAAAATATGAAGATGCGCTGAACTTCTTCGTTTCACGCAATAGTCATTTTGCTATTACAAGCTGTACGTGGAGTCACCGTAAATGGGATAATGTCTCCCCGGATGGCCATGAACTGTTGAGGGTTTATATTGGCCGTGTAGGCGACGAATCGATTGTGGAGCTGCCCGACAGTGAAATTGAAAAAATCGTATTGCAGGATCTGGAACGGGCGGTAGGTTTGAATGCCTCGCCATTGTTGACAACAGTTGCCCGCTGGAAGGAAGCAATGCCTCAATATACAATTGGTCATGAGTCGCGCATGTCTACTATGAAAGAGCAGTTCTATCAAGAGTTTCCGAATGTCTATTTAACAGGAAGCTCCTATGAGGGAATTAGTATTCCGGACTGTGTCTTCCAAGGAAGAACGACTGCCGAGCAATTACTCAACCAATTGTCCGAAGCTAAATTGGCAATATAA
- a CDS encoding peptidylprolyl isomerase — protein MKKTIFALTVAASIGLAACSNPGDEVVVSTSVGDITQEEFYNSMKDIAGDQLLQQVVVEQILNDKYKVTDEEIEEELKGVKEQYGDSYESILAQSNLTEETLKTNIRFTLLQEKALKDVEVTDEEIEKYYNQASQELNARHILVEDEETAKEIKAKLDAGEDFAELAKEFSTDPGSGAQGGDLGWFTVGTMVPEFNDAAYALEVDEISEPVQSEHGFHIIQVTEKRDVKDYGKLEDKKEEIRESIAATKADWNAKMAELINEADVKVKDKDLKDAFSGFKAE, from the coding sequence ATGAAAAAGACCATTTTTGCATTAACAGTTGCTGCTTCAATCGGTTTAGCTGCATGCAGTAATCCTGGAGATGAAGTTGTTGTATCAACAAGCGTAGGCGATATCACTCAAGAAGAATTTTATAATTCAATGAAGGACATCGCTGGAGATCAATTATTACAGCAAGTAGTAGTTGAGCAGATTTTAAACGATAAATATAAAGTAACAGATGAGGAAATCGAAGAAGAATTGAAGGGTGTTAAAGAGCAGTATGGCGATAGCTACGAGTCGATTTTAGCACAAAGCAATTTAACGGAAGAAACGTTAAAAACAAATATTCGTTTCACACTGTTACAAGAGAAAGCTTTAAAAGATGTTGAAGTAACTGACGAGGAAATCGAAAAGTACTACAACCAAGCATCTCAGGAATTAAACGCTCGCCACATTTTAGTGGAAGATGAAGAGACTGCAAAAGAAATTAAAGCTAAATTAGATGCTGGGGAAGATTTTGCTGAATTAGCGAAAGAATTCTCAACTGATCCAGGTTCTGGCGCACAAGGCGGAGATTTAGGCTGGTTTACAGTAGGTACAATGGTGCCTGAATTCAACGATGCTGCATATGCATTGGAAGTAGACGAAATCAGTGAGCCTGTACAATCTGAACATGGCTTCCACATCATTCAAGTAACTGAAAAACGTGATGTCAAAGATTACGGGAAACTTGAAGACAAAAAAGAAGAAATCCGTGAATCAATTGCTGCTACAAAAGCGGATTGGAACGCAAAAATGGCAGAGTTAATTAACGAAGCTGACGTAAAAGTAAAAGACAAAGATTTAAAAGACGCTTTTTCAGGCTTCAAAGCTGAATAA
- a CDS encoding zinc ribbon domain-containing protein YjdM, whose product MEQLPKCPECGSEYTYEDGQNYVCPECAHEWSQSAETVQEEGLVVRDANGNLLADGDTVTVVKDLKVKGSSSTLKIGTRVKNIRLVEGDHNIDCKIDGFGAMKLKSEFVKKN is encoded by the coding sequence ATGGAACAATTACCCAAGTGTCCGGAATGCGGATCAGAGTATACGTATGAAGATGGACAAAATTATGTGTGCCCGGAATGTGCGCATGAATGGTCTCAATCAGCTGAAACAGTGCAAGAAGAAGGTTTAGTCGTTCGTGATGCAAATGGCAACCTGTTAGCTGATGGCGATACTGTAACAGTTGTAAAAGATTTAAAGGTAAAGGGAAGCTCCTCTACATTAAAAATCGGTACACGTGTAAAAAATATTCGACTAGTGGAAGGCGACCACAATATCGATTGTAAAATTGATGGTTTTGGTGCAATGAAGCTGAAATCGGAATTTGTGAAGAAAAACTAA
- a CDS encoding YtxH domain-containing protein — protein sequence MKAKSFLLGITTGIVSGAAVILFTAPQSGTALRQNLLENTKIAKSKLQDVQHELNNVKQSITTLKAEVQNSMPSIVNELKDNFANFKTQIEPETVNLKQEIEKLQNSISEIEKNIPSNRNNE from the coding sequence ATGAAAGCAAAATCATTTTTACTAGGAATTACAACAGGCATTGTTAGCGGTGCGGCTGTTATTTTATTTACAGCACCACAATCAGGTACAGCTTTACGTCAAAACTTATTGGAAAACACAAAAATCGCCAAATCAAAACTCCAAGACGTTCAACATGAATTAAATAATGTAAAGCAATCGATTACAACATTAAAAGCAGAAGTACAAAATAGTATGCCTAGTATAGTAAATGAATTAAAGGATAATTTCGCAAATTTCAAAACTCAGATTGAGCCGGAAACAGTAAATCTCAAACAAGAAATAGAGAAATTACAGAATTCTATAAGTGAAATCGAGAAAAATATTCCTTCAAATAGAAATAACGAGTAA
- a CDS encoding chromate transporter has product MIFWEIFIAFLIPNLLAYGGGPASIPLIEHEVVDRYAWMTQSEFSEFLALANSLPGPIATKMAGYIGFEVGGILGSIIALFATVAPTLILMITLLNLLHKYRDSPKVIRLSSFVLPAIAVLLITLTFDFAKSSYESNKLIPTILMIVGSYLALEKFKVPSIIVIVVGLLIGGFLL; this is encoded by the coding sequence ATGATATTTTGGGAGATTTTCATTGCATTTTTAATACCGAACCTTTTGGCATACGGTGGCGGACCTGCTTCCATCCCGTTAATCGAACATGAAGTAGTAGACAGGTATGCGTGGATGACGCAAAGTGAATTCAGTGAGTTTCTAGCTTTGGCCAATTCACTGCCAGGCCCTATTGCAACGAAGATGGCGGGTTATATCGGCTTTGAAGTCGGTGGAATTTTAGGGAGTATTATCGCGTTATTCGCGACAGTTGCCCCTACCCTGATTTTGATGATTACACTTTTAAATCTTCTACATAAATATAGAGATTCACCTAAAGTAATCCGGTTATCAAGCTTTGTACTACCTGCAATTGCCGTATTATTAATTACATTAACATTCGATTTCGCAAAGTCTTCCTATGAATCAAATAAACTGATTCCAACGATTTTAATGATCGTCGGCAGCTATCTTGCATTGGAAAAATTTAAAGTTCCTTCTATTATAGTAATCGTCGTCGGGTTATTAATCGGCGGCTTCTTGTTATAA
- a CDS encoding YjcZ family sporulation protein, giving the protein MGGGGYNGGGYGSGFALLVVLFILLIIVGAAFIY; this is encoded by the coding sequence ATGGGTGGCGGAGGTTACAACGGCGGCGGCTACGGCTCTGGCTTTGCTCTTTTAGTTGTATTGTTTATCTTGTTGATTATTGTAGGTGCAGCTTTCATCTACTAA
- a CDS encoding Target of RNAIII-activating protein gives MNFYVTSGTPDYMEKLIAKNPQHPLVLLHGNGNSVVLHETDKKSIFAVPRKFEVIAQDGQFTQKGYFTFFNMPIMSDERPVFEKKALDVIPALNSNDAVIAYRLLRPVKAETYLFIIQWGGPASYEVWKASDEYKTSFAPVFEGTTQVLQSMFNSSSYITTYSAASKE, from the coding sequence ATGAATTTTTATGTAACTTCAGGAACACCTGACTATATGGAAAAACTAATCGCAAAAAATCCGCAGCACCCTTTAGTTTTATTGCACGGAAATGGCAATTCGGTGGTGTTGCATGAAACAGACAAAAAATCAATTTTCGCAGTACCTCGCAAGTTTGAAGTCATTGCACAGGATGGGCAGTTTACGCAAAAGGGTTATTTTACTTTTTTCAATATGCCCATTATGTCAGATGAACGCCCGGTTTTCGAGAAAAAAGCTCTCGACGTCATCCCTGCACTGAATTCCAATGATGCTGTCATTGCCTACCGTTTATTGCGCCCGGTTAAAGCAGAAACCTATTTATTTATTATTCAATGGGGCGGACCTGCTTCCTACGAAGTCTGGAAAGCAAGCGATGAGTATAAAACTTCATTTGCCCCTGTTTTTGAAGGTACGACACAAGTGCTACAGTCGATGTTTAACTCATCCTCTTATATTACGACATATAGTGCAGCTTCAAAAGAATAA
- the hemE gene encoding uroporphyrinogen decarboxylase: MMKFNDTLLRAARGEQVEHTPVWFMRQAGRSQPEYREIKEKYSLEEITMQPELCAYVTRLPVEQYNVDAAILYKDIVTPLPGMGIDVKIKAGIGPVISNPIRSAADVEKLRDFNAQEHTPYVLETIKMLTTEQLNVPLIGFGGAPFTLASYMIEGGPSKNYAKTKSFMVSQPKAWFALMDKLADMIIVDITAQVEAGAKAIQIFDSWVGALNVEDYRIFIKPTMTRIFAELRALNVPLIQFGVGASHLVKEWHDLPVDVVGLDWRLPIREAEARGVTKAVQGNLDPTLLLADWNVIEARAKDIVDQGLAHTGGHIFNLGHGVFPEVDPAVLKRLTTFVHEYSREQIAKRS; the protein is encoded by the coding sequence ATGATGAAATTTAATGACACATTATTACGTGCTGCTCGCGGTGAGCAAGTAGAACATACGCCGGTTTGGTTTATGCGCCAGGCAGGCCGTTCACAGCCAGAATATCGTGAAATAAAAGAAAAATATTCATTAGAAGAGATTACAATGCAGCCGGAGTTATGTGCATATGTGACGCGTTTACCTGTTGAACAATACAATGTAGATGCTGCGATTCTTTATAAAGATATCGTTACCCCTTTACCAGGAATGGGAATTGATGTGAAAATAAAAGCGGGAATCGGTCCGGTTATTTCAAACCCTATCCGTTCAGCTGCTGATGTAGAAAAATTACGTGATTTTAATGCACAAGAGCATACACCTTACGTGCTTGAAACAATTAAAATGTTAACGACAGAACAGTTAAATGTTCCGTTAATCGGTTTTGGCGGTGCTCCGTTTACGCTTGCAAGCTATATGATCGAAGGCGGCCCGAGCAAAAACTACGCTAAAACAAAGTCATTCATGGTTTCGCAGCCAAAAGCATGGTTTGCGTTAATGGACAAACTGGCTGATATGATTATTGTGGATATTACAGCACAAGTAGAAGCTGGTGCAAAGGCAATCCAAATTTTCGATTCTTGGGTTGGTGCATTAAATGTAGAAGATTACCGTATTTTCATTAAACCGACGATGACACGCATTTTTGCTGAATTGCGCGCATTGAATGTGCCGTTAATCCAATTCGGTGTAGGTGCATCGCATTTAGTAAAAGAATGGCATGACCTGCCTGTTGATGTCGTAGGTTTGGACTGGCGTTTACCAATCCGTGAAGCAGAAGCGCGCGGCGTAACAAAAGCGGTACAAGGGAACTTGGATCCTACATTATTACTGGCAGACTGGAACGTAATCGAAGCAAGAGCGAAAGATATCGTTGATCAAGGTTTAGCACATACAGGCGGACATATTTTCAACTTAGGCCACGGTGTCTTCCCAGAAGTAGATCCAGCTGTCTTAAAACGACTAACAACATTTGTACATGAATACAGCCGCGAACAAATCGCAAAACGTTCATAA